From the genome of Rhizobium leguminosarum, one region includes:
- a CDS encoding aldehyde dehydrogenase family protein, which translates to MKQYSLFIGGARIETATYAEVRNPSTGEVVGQMPLATPADLDHAVAAASVAFRTWSQASEEERQAACRAIAEKIAANGEELARLLTLEQGKPLNGLGSRFEIGGALAWTRHTAELNLPIEILQDDNEGRVELHRKPIGVVGSITPWNWPVMIACWHIVPAVRAGNTVIIKPSPLTPLSTIRLVEIMNEVLPPGVVNVITGENSIGAALSAHDGIAKMTFTGSTETGKKVMASAVATLKRLTLELGGNDAGIVLPDADPAQIAEGLFWGAFINNGQTCAALKRLYVHDSIYEDVCARLADYAGRIVIGDGLDETSILGPIQNEMQFNKVRELVDDARANGGRILAGGTPIDRPGYFYPITLVADVDHGVRLVDEEQFGPALPIIRYTDIDEVIARANTNPAGLGGSVWSADAEKAKRYAMQLECGSVWINKHGTIQPNAPFGGVKQSGIGVEFGAEGLKEFTTIQTVLS; encoded by the coding sequence GTGAAGCAGTACAGTCTGTTCATCGGCGGAGCACGCATCGAGACCGCAACCTATGCCGAGGTTCGCAACCCATCGACCGGCGAAGTCGTCGGTCAGATGCCGCTGGCGACGCCGGCGGATCTCGACCATGCCGTTGCCGCAGCCTCAGTCGCCTTTCGCACTTGGAGCCAGGCGTCGGAAGAAGAGCGCCAGGCAGCCTGTCGCGCCATTGCCGAAAAGATCGCAGCCAATGGCGAGGAACTTGCACGCCTTTTGACGCTGGAGCAGGGCAAGCCTCTCAATGGTCTCGGTTCCCGGTTTGAAATAGGCGGTGCACTTGCGTGGACACGCCATACGGCAGAGCTGAATCTGCCCATCGAAATTCTGCAGGACGACAATGAAGGGCGTGTCGAATTGCATCGCAAGCCGATTGGCGTCGTTGGTTCGATCACACCCTGGAACTGGCCGGTGATGATCGCTTGCTGGCATATCGTGCCAGCGGTGCGAGCCGGCAATACGGTCATCATCAAGCCATCGCCGCTGACGCCACTTTCGACGATCCGTCTTGTCGAGATCATGAATGAAGTGCTGCCGCCCGGCGTCGTCAATGTCATCACCGGCGAAAACAGCATCGGCGCGGCACTTTCCGCCCATGACGGCATCGCCAAGATGACCTTCACAGGCTCGACCGAGACCGGCAAGAAGGTCATGGCTTCGGCTGTCGCGACGTTGAAACGCCTGACGCTCGAGCTTGGCGGCAACGATGCCGGTATCGTGCTTCCCGATGCCGATCCTGCGCAGATCGCCGAGGGCCTGTTCTGGGGAGCCTTCATCAACAACGGCCAGACCTGCGCAGCGCTGAAGCGCCTTTACGTGCACGACAGCATTTATGAAGACGTCTGTGCACGGCTTGCCGACTACGCCGGCAGGATCGTGATCGGCGACGGCCTTGATGAAACCAGCATTCTTGGCCCGATCCAGAACGAAATGCAGTTCAACAAAGTTCGCGAACTTGTCGATGATGCGCGCGCCAATGGCGGCCGCATTCTCGCCGGCGGCACGCCGATCGATCGGCCGGGTTACTTCTATCCGATCACGCTTGTTGCCGATGTCGACCATGGTGTTCGTCTCGTCGACGAAGAGCAGTTCGGGCCGGCACTGCCGATCATTCGTTACACCGATATCGATGAGGTCATCGCTCGCGCCAACACCAATCCCGCCGGGCTAGGCGGCTCTGTCTGGTCGGCGGACGCCGAAAAGGCCAAGCGCTATGCAATGCAGCTCGAATGCGGCTCGGTATGGATCAACAAGCACGGAACGATCCAGCCGAACGCCCCCTTCGGTGGCGTCAAACAATCGGGCATCGGTGTAGAGTTCGGCGCCGAAGGGCTGAAGGAATTCACCACAATCCAGACGGTGTTGAGCTGA
- a CDS encoding ABC transporter substrate-binding protein: MRIDMRGLVIGLGLTLFSAFSAHAAASCGDNNGKAATGEPIVIGAITGKTGPDDFSNSTRAANAYFDCLNANGGIKGRPVKYLVEDDQWNPETAAQLAAKLVNDEKAVLMVGNSSFVECGANADFYKKSGILVVAGVGVPRECFFAENYAATNAGPRVSTLGAMGYALDQLKAKSVVCIGPNIPNVGTWSCDGIKSLAKEKGFTAETILMDPGTADSTSIILQAAASKPDVIILGLPKGVTIPLLTAAEEQGLNQTIKFLSAASAYDLSVPGTIGAGWDGNFYVNMEFNDLEAATPDNQNWLAVMDKYGQSSDPRDTFAQAGYLAARIAEKALMSLDPKDITRESTSAAIRQVKGFASDIFCAPWYFGDGQPRHNANSTTRMAVSEGGKWKVISDCAPSPDPELADIRAFEKSAGLAP, translated from the coding sequence ATGAGAATAGATATGAGGGGGCTGGTAATCGGCCTCGGCCTGACGCTGTTTTCGGCATTCAGTGCCCATGCAGCCGCGTCCTGCGGCGACAATAACGGCAAAGCCGCGACCGGTGAACCGATTGTGATCGGTGCGATCACCGGCAAAACCGGTCCGGACGATTTTTCGAACTCGACCAGGGCCGCCAACGCCTATTTCGACTGCTTGAACGCCAATGGCGGCATCAAGGGGCGACCGGTCAAATATCTGGTCGAAGACGATCAGTGGAATCCGGAGACGGCCGCTCAACTGGCCGCCAAGCTCGTCAACGACGAGAAGGCGGTGCTGATGGTCGGCAATTCGAGCTTTGTCGAATGTGGCGCAAACGCCGATTTCTACAAGAAATCCGGCATTCTCGTCGTCGCTGGGGTCGGCGTTCCTCGCGAATGCTTCTTTGCCGAGAACTATGCAGCGACGAATGCCGGACCCCGCGTCTCCACGCTGGGCGCCATGGGCTACGCATTGGATCAGCTCAAGGCGAAGTCGGTCGTTTGCATCGGTCCGAACATCCCGAATGTCGGTACATGGTCCTGCGACGGCATTAAGTCTCTGGCCAAGGAAAAAGGCTTTACGGCCGAAACGATCCTGATGGATCCCGGTACGGCCGACTCGACCTCGATCATCCTGCAGGCGGCGGCTTCCAAGCCTGATGTCATTATCCTCGGCCTTCCCAAGGGCGTCACGATCCCGCTTCTGACCGCGGCCGAAGAACAGGGGCTCAACCAGACCATCAAGTTCCTCAGTGCCGCATCGGCTTATGACCTTTCGGTGCCCGGTACAATTGGCGCAGGCTGGGATGGAAACTTCTATGTCAACATGGAGTTCAACGATCTCGAAGCCGCGACGCCCGACAATCAGAACTGGCTTGCCGTCATGGACAAATATGGCCAGTCTTCCGATCCGCGCGATACGTTCGCCCAGGCCGGATATCTTGCTGCCCGTATTGCGGAAAAGGCACTGATGTCACTTGATCCCAAGGACATCACGCGCGAAAGCACCAGTGCCGCCATCCGGCAGGTCAAGGGCTTTGCCAGCGATATTTTCTGCGCGCCTTGGTATTTCGGCGATGGTCAGCCGCGCCACAATGCAAATTCAACGACGCGCATGGCAGTCAGCGAAGGCGGCAAGTGGAAGGTGATTTCCGATTGCGCGCCATCCCCCGATCCGGAGCTGGCTGACATCCGCGCCTTTGAAAAGAGCGCCGGACTTGCTCCGTAA
- a CDS encoding SDR family NAD(P)-dependent oxidoreductase, translating into MTFANDLFTGRTVVIPGGTSGIGAATADSFAALGARVVCCGLGAAGGPRSERIESRDINVLQPGALDDFFASLNQIDVLVNCTGVSRDRDEWKKAKFDEVIAINLTSVMDCCRLGRSRMKSGSSIINIASMYSTFGAADRPGYSASKGAIVQLTKSLAQEFAAENIRVNAVAPGWIVTPLSRALFADEVVSAPIRNRIPAGRWGEAAEVADAIVFLSSEAARYITGVCLPVDGGYLTS; encoded by the coding sequence ATGACCTTTGCCAACGATCTTTTTACCGGCCGCACGGTCGTTATCCCTGGCGGAACATCGGGCATTGGGGCTGCGACGGCTGACAGTTTTGCTGCGCTCGGTGCCCGGGTCGTCTGCTGCGGCCTTGGCGCCGCCGGCGGACCACGCAGCGAGCGGATCGAGAGCCGGGACATCAACGTCCTTCAGCCCGGCGCTCTCGACGATTTCTTCGCGAGCCTCAATCAGATTGATGTGCTCGTGAATTGCACCGGTGTCAGCCGCGATCGCGACGAATGGAAGAAAGCGAAGTTCGATGAGGTCATAGCAATCAACCTGACGTCCGTGATGGATTGTTGTCGCTTGGGCCGCAGCCGGATGAAATCCGGTTCGTCCATCATCAACATTGCGTCCATGTATTCGACGTTCGGCGCGGCCGATCGGCCAGGTTATTCGGCCAGCAAGGGAGCGATCGTACAACTCACAAAGTCGTTGGCGCAGGAATTTGCGGCGGAGAATATCCGCGTCAACGCCGTCGCGCCAGGCTGGATCGTAACGCCGCTGAGCCGGGCATTGTTTGCCGATGAAGTCGTTTCGGCGCCGATCAGAAACCGCATACCGGCGGGACGATGGGGCGAGGCGGCGGAAGTCGCCGACGCGATCGTCTTCCTGTCGTCCGAGGCAGCACGCTACATAACCGGCGTCTGCCTGCCGGTCGACGGCGGCTACCTGACCTCATGA
- a CDS encoding branched-chain amino acid ABC transporter permease, producing the protein MMTSQQTIQALPERVPVTRFPKQLLHVPATMALFAAVVTCLANSYWLSAATSAVALSLSVAGLAILYGQLGLVSLCQFALVGVGGWVTLRVGHAFHPPFEISLLAGGIVASVVGLAFGLPALRLRGLYLALVTLMLAGAFQIIISAWGFPDGGNGFLGRADGSGRAMLPRPEVAEGAVGYFLYVCIAATIALLIAQWHKLGRPGRAWALIRKGETVAIASGVNVLTYKAWAFALSGFLAGVSGALLAGNVGQLDGRAFGAFESLNLFALAIVGGVYNWYGALIAGLLLRAVPALLTDLGIDGYVTIGIFGVALFQALATAPSGIAGQIASLIARLRFGSAKERAR; encoded by the coding sequence ATGATGACTTCGCAGCAGACCATACAGGCATTACCGGAGCGCGTTCCGGTGACCCGGTTTCCCAAACAGCTTCTTCACGTTCCCGCGACGATGGCTCTGTTTGCTGCCGTGGTTACGTGTCTTGCCAATTCCTACTGGCTGTCGGCCGCAACGTCGGCGGTGGCGCTGTCGCTCTCGGTGGCGGGGCTGGCGATCCTCTATGGGCAGCTCGGCCTCGTCTCGCTCTGCCAATTCGCGCTCGTCGGGGTTGGCGGCTGGGTAACGCTTCGTGTCGGCCACGCCTTTCACCCGCCGTTCGAAATCAGCCTTCTGGCCGGAGGCATCGTCGCTTCCGTGGTCGGCCTTGCCTTCGGCTTGCCGGCGCTGCGCTTGAGGGGGCTTTATCTTGCCCTTGTCACGCTGATGCTCGCGGGAGCGTTTCAGATCATCATCAGCGCCTGGGGCTTTCCCGACGGCGGCAACGGTTTTCTCGGCCGCGCCGACGGTTCCGGCCGTGCTATGCTCCCCCGGCCTGAAGTCGCCGAGGGAGCCGTCGGCTATTTCCTCTATGTTTGCATTGCCGCGACCATCGCTCTGCTGATCGCCCAATGGCACAAACTGGGACGACCCGGCCGCGCCTGGGCTCTGATCCGCAAGGGCGAGACGGTCGCCATTGCAAGCGGCGTCAATGTGCTGACCTACAAGGCATGGGCATTCGCGCTCAGCGGCTTCCTCGCGGGCGTTTCTGGTGCACTGCTTGCCGGAAATGTCGGTCAGCTCGATGGTCGTGCGTTTGGCGCCTTCGAAAGCTTGAACCTCTTCGCCCTGGCGATCGTCGGAGGCGTCTACAACTGGTACGGAGCGTTGATTGCCGGACTGCTGCTGCGGGCGGTGCCGGCGCTGCTGACCGATCTCGGGATCGATGGATATGTGACCATCGGTATTTTCGGCGTCGCTCTGTTCCAGGCGTTGGCGACGGCACCATCCGGCATCGCCGGACAGATCGCCTCGCTGATCGCCCGGCTGCGATTCGGTTCGGCAAAGGAGAGGGCGCGATGA
- a CDS encoding GMC family oxidoreductase, whose translation MANFDYIIVGGGSSGCVLANRLSENPENKVLLIESGRRDTDRWIHVPATFFKVLGKGVDIHPYASEPEKGLNGRPCITPQGNVLGGGSSVNAMIYIRGHRNDYDTWSQMGCHGWSYDDVLPAFRSLENNESLSGEFHGRSGGLHVSNPRHRHPLSEAFIQAATEVGIPYNPDFNGADQEGVGFYQSTTYRGRRWSSAQAFLRDAEIRPNVTILTERKVARILFEGRRATGVELQDGTIFSASKEIALTAGAIATPKILQLSGIGEAEHLRSHGINVVADLPGVGANYQDHLEAPVQGETHEPISILGHDSGIRAVGHMARYLLSHRGLLSSNVVECGGFVDTAGTGQPDVQFHVLPVLVGFVDRDPEPGHGLSIGPCYLRPRSRGTIRLRSADPNDRAEFNANLLSDPADLDTLVRGVETAIRILDAPALAKLIKRRVLPKPGVESDPAALRDYIRRTAKTVFHPAGTARMGRADDPMAVVGVDLKVRGVEGLRVCDASVMPTLVSGNTNAPVMMIAARAAAFMTGKAIAG comes from the coding sequence ATGGCGAACTTCGACTATATCATCGTCGGTGGCGGATCGTCCGGCTGTGTGTTGGCAAACCGGCTCTCCGAGAACCCGGAAAATAAGGTCCTGCTGATCGAATCCGGTCGGCGTGACACGGACCGCTGGATCCATGTTCCAGCGACCTTCTTTAAGGTTCTCGGCAAGGGTGTCGACATTCACCCCTATGCCTCCGAGCCGGAGAAGGGCCTCAACGGCCGCCCTTGCATTACCCCGCAGGGAAACGTGCTCGGCGGTGGCAGTTCCGTCAATGCGATGATCTACATCCGTGGCCACAGGAACGACTACGATACGTGGTCGCAGATGGGGTGTCACGGCTGGTCCTACGACGATGTGCTGCCGGCTTTCCGATCGCTTGAGAATAACGAGAGCCTCAGTGGCGAATTTCATGGCCGCAGCGGCGGCCTGCACGTCTCGAACCCTCGTCACCGCCATCCGCTGAGCGAAGCCTTCATTCAGGCAGCCACGGAAGTCGGCATTCCGTATAATCCGGACTTCAACGGTGCGGACCAGGAAGGCGTCGGGTTCTATCAGAGTACGACTTACCGGGGGCGTCGTTGGAGTTCCGCGCAGGCGTTCCTGCGCGACGCGGAGATAAGGCCGAACGTCACGATCCTGACCGAACGCAAGGTCGCCCGCATCCTGTTCGAAGGTCGGCGGGCGACGGGTGTCGAGCTGCAGGACGGCACCATATTCAGCGCTTCCAAGGAAATCGCCCTGACGGCGGGTGCGATCGCGACACCCAAAATCCTGCAGCTTTCGGGCATTGGCGAGGCCGAGCATCTCCGCTCTCACGGCATCAATGTGGTGGCCGACCTGCCGGGCGTCGGCGCAAACTATCAGGATCATCTCGAAGCGCCGGTTCAAGGCGAAACCCACGAGCCGATCTCCATCCTCGGGCATGACAGCGGGATTCGCGCGGTCGGACATATGGCGCGCTACCTGCTGTCGCATCGCGGCCTGCTTTCATCGAACGTCGTCGAATGCGGTGGTTTCGTCGATACCGCCGGCACGGGCCAGCCGGATGTTCAGTTCCATGTGCTGCCAGTTCTTGTGGGCTTCGTCGATCGCGATCCCGAACCCGGTCATGGTCTCAGCATCGGCCCCTGTTACCTCAGGCCGCGCTCTCGCGGCACCATTCGCCTCAGAAGCGCCGACCCGAACGACAGGGCGGAGTTCAACGCCAATCTCCTCTCAGACCCGGCCGACCTCGATACGTTGGTGCGCGGTGTCGAGACAGCGATCCGCATTCTGGATGCGCCAGCACTTGCGAAGCTTATCAAGCGACGCGTCCTGCCGAAACCGGGTGTTGAAAGTGATCCCGCGGCATTGCGCGACTACATCCGTCGGACCGCCAAGACCGTTTTCCATCCGGCGGGCACGGCGCGCATGGGGCGAGCAGACGATCCGATGGCGGTCGTCGGGGTCGATCTGAAGGTGCGCGGCGTCGAAGGTCTGAGGGTATGCGACGCATCGGTGATGCCGACGTTGGTATCGGGCAACACCAACGCTCCGGTGATGATGATTGCGGCGCGCGCGGCCGCCTTCATGACAGGCAAGGCGATCGCCGGCTGA
- a CDS encoding ABC transporter ATP-binding protein — MIAIDNLVVQFGGVKPINELTATLAAPIAGLIGPNGAGKTTLLNVLSGFVRPARGSVALNGDQLLDLAPLQRVRAGLRRSFQTEQVVEDLTVSGNLAAIADHVVAPLNRAAAIDAALAFVGLRTVTDKLGQSLNLFQRRLVELGKCVIGNPRLILLDEPAAGLTVEEGGMFRELVLRIPAEVGAQVLVIDHDVELIRAMCSETMVLDYGKLLALGPTEAVLADPNVRRAYLGEF, encoded by the coding sequence ATGATCGCCATCGACAACCTTGTCGTCCAGTTCGGCGGCGTCAAGCCGATCAATGAATTGACTGCGACGCTTGCTGCGCCAATCGCCGGTCTGATTGGCCCGAACGGTGCGGGTAAAACAACCCTGCTCAATGTTCTCTCAGGTTTCGTCAGGCCGGCTCGTGGCAGCGTCGCACTGAATGGCGATCAATTGCTCGACCTTGCACCGCTGCAGCGGGTGCGCGCCGGCCTTCGCCGGTCTTTCCAGACGGAGCAGGTCGTCGAGGATCTGACGGTGTCGGGCAATCTCGCCGCGATCGCGGATCATGTAGTGGCGCCGCTAAATCGCGCCGCGGCCATTGATGCCGCTCTTGCTTTTGTCGGCCTCCGAACGGTGACCGATAAGCTCGGCCAGTCGCTCAATCTGTTCCAGCGCCGTCTGGTCGAGCTCGGCAAATGCGTGATCGGCAATCCCAGGCTCATCCTGCTCGATGAACCTGCCGCCGGCCTGACGGTAGAGGAGGGTGGCATGTTTCGCGAACTCGTTTTGCGCATCCCCGCCGAAGTCGGAGCGCAAGTGTTGGTGATCGATCACGACGTCGAGCTCATTCGGGCGATGTGCAGCGAGACGATGGTGCTCGATTATGGAAAGCTGCTGGCGCTGGGGCCGACGGAAGCGGTGCTTGCCGACCCGAACGTGCGTCGCGCCTATCTGGGGGAATTCTGA
- a CDS encoding branched-chain amino acid ABC transporter permease, which yields MTFLPFLISGLGIGAVYALSGVGLVILFRATGVLNFAFGAFGAIGAHCAWQLLEWKMPLAVAIPAAVVVSTAISFLYGRIFAPMLSHRDTVVRAVGTLAPALVLIALMGIIWGELPRRLQFPTDQMFVSLFGVRLTYTRIIAILLAVVMVGAITLLLNRTRLGLDMRALANDRDLSAILGVRILYTETAAWVITGIFSGFAGLLLADLVRLQGTFLTLLVIPAIAAAILGQLRSLWETAVAGLLIGIAEAALTPVGWISPYRAAAPFIIALVAVTILGSTAKAVLKDR from the coding sequence ATGACCTTCTTACCATTTCTCATATCGGGTCTCGGAATTGGGGCCGTCTATGCCCTCTCAGGCGTCGGCCTTGTCATCCTCTTTCGGGCAACCGGGGTCCTTAACTTCGCTTTCGGTGCGTTTGGTGCTATCGGCGCGCACTGCGCCTGGCAGCTTCTCGAATGGAAAATGCCGCTTGCCGTCGCCATCCCGGCGGCCGTCGTCGTGTCTACGGCCATCAGCTTCCTTTACGGGCGGATCTTTGCACCTATGCTATCGCATCGCGATACGGTCGTGCGTGCCGTCGGGACCTTGGCGCCGGCCTTGGTGCTGATCGCCTTGATGGGGATCATCTGGGGTGAGCTGCCGCGTCGCCTGCAGTTTCCGACCGACCAGATGTTCGTTTCCCTCTTCGGCGTTCGCCTGACTTACACGCGCATCATCGCCATCCTGCTTGCTGTGGTGATGGTCGGCGCGATCACCCTGCTGCTCAATCGGACGCGCCTGGGCCTTGACATGCGAGCCTTGGCCAACGACCGCGACCTGAGCGCAATTCTCGGTGTTCGCATTCTCTACACAGAAACGGCGGCATGGGTCATTACCGGCATTTTTTCCGGTTTCGCCGGCCTGCTGCTTGCCGACCTCGTCCGCCTCCAGGGCACGTTCCTGACTTTGCTGGTGATCCCAGCAATCGCGGCGGCAATTCTCGGCCAGTTGCGCTCGCTTTGGGAAACGGCCGTCGCCGGGCTTCTGATCGGCATTGCCGAAGCTGCGCTCACCCCGGTCGGCTGGATCTCACCCTATCGCGCGGCCGCACCTTTCATTATCGCGCTCGTCGCGGTCACGATTTTGGGGAGTACGGCCAAGGCCGTGTTGAAGGACCGATGA